A single genomic interval of Apis cerana isolate GH-2021 linkage group LG14, AcerK_1.0, whole genome shotgun sequence harbors:
- the LOC108000641 gene encoding transmembrane protein 94 isoform X3, which yields MDGDQGKDSPSKPTENINTKSAKPLGLSTTIALEILQRDVKRVLQEYEEEYKRNKKYKAWLKDTLHHRSQYTTLCWTSAIALLINAIILVIAFFTINDTWYPTLPYDGLTVCCLVMLNFILVVSDNKLRHEEIPYRVRGLLDQLEVAKNTCQWNPENYPHLCSPLSPCLTLQWTYRDGRIINLPWALLVASDIIVIKPGQQAPGYCVPYDDADAPVLHAREVYSPQVHSANEIFSTPQARTPLKNKIYKLQETPYLMNLRMALDQALDRPVTYHNRKRHLLMICCIEQLAYPILLIIVLVANLFRYMYVSEYFGVGYWNEMFLLQPIAISIPLLPLVFPTCWIFLNCFGMARFKALFKLYQSSKKLQFVDPFEDADISGPSHPEVVYNWLELKEYFFDILFGKEHMMSRSASILHVLGSVTALCCVDKKGILSWPNPTAEKVFFLRNANTLSPSSSTGSLDRNSEPQYQATDDSKQDSNKTSYVTHDMSHSTAEVLDLTHDHALPFRLQFDDHSWRQHLNSLKPLGLAILLNTCNMDTQEHYMQFCCHVTCEALFNENLVPVTNRRYQDHSVEDKSGYQAKDTMQSSRQVYLVDESGSLGHMWCLCELAKQIGFQDQAQNIFQLEQQLSTFRHVQPEMVRRDIKFARSLSIATKLKFPFPHMVAVVVRERSGGGLQLLTQGTADIILDSCIEFWDGHDLCPLSASDRKKVQDFYQRTSLTSYCTAFAYRPLTRGICDKMSKIYLELPADSKHLYAPHRSPTPLPWDFRNVLDPRVKGILGQFHSTDSLLCNENKDDVVNDVDSCFDIQCNQVFIGMVTMQYQAQTDMVQLIEQLDRACIRFVHFSKENELRSRVFSEKMGLESGWNCHISLLSERARRQQWLERYPHMPPSYMSESLVGWWVSQAAAMSSPTPSAQSHQHNYSCMDEASHLLNRVSPRTNLDNSRAMSMSAPSAINTDFSTVKFDDETTEWNDTGTSQVKSAMSHSLSHLIQRITRTGSTHVSEQDTVRSEDSVLVQSVDLGSGQEAWRSLSCLTDSTEQSAPVNFDLSNRAKLPRGIDKIRPHIELIDNVPLLVSLFTDCNTAVTREMLHIMQDYGEVVCVLGSSANAENMPIFMQADAGVAVEPLYPQVCQRVPVLTPTKDDQGPSPVDLSRALNSVACSLSVKREDPIAIFHLIMEARHYMMCLWNCVQFWLCCTVTLSFTQAMSGFLLLPPLFSVDQVLWLCCLIIPILSISMIATPMDPTIMQRATGKNQCTVNGQVALFVLWCYGSKFLPTVITIVLSQCISFLSLCPTYTPDSKCLYIYPDTQGEVSWGGWGDKPNIILVIQHFALSLLVLHLVTISISFVHREYSIWKKQPFNNYVWFFSAFIALCAQAAFSGTVFCKFWKDEGQSIKDFPLHLPLFFLVSLPLIFAINELIKWQEIKVNVRYQKRARLEFGTKLGMNSPF from the exons ATGGATGGCGATCAAGGAAAAGATAGTCCTTCCAAACcaactgaaaatattaatactaaatctgCAAAGCCATTAGGACTAAGTACAACAATTGCTCTTGAAATATTACAACGTGATGTTAAAAGAGTGTTACAAGAATATGAAGAAGAGtacaaaagaaataa AAAATATAAAGCTTGGCTAAAGGACACATTACATCATCGTAGTCAATATACAACTCTTTGTTGGACTTCAGCAATTGCACTTTTGATCAATGCCATTATACTTGTTATTGCATTCTTCACAATCAACGATACATG GTATCCTACACTGCCTTATGATGGACTGACTGTTTGTTGTCTagtaatgttaaattttattttagtcgTATCTGATAATAAATTACGACATGAAGAAATTCCTTATAGAGTACGAGGTCTTCTTGACCAATTAGAAG TAGCAAAAAATACTTGCCAATGGAATCCAGAGAATTATCCACATTTATGCAGTCCATTGTCTCCTTGCTTAACTTTACAGTGGACTTATCGCGATGGtcgcataattaatttacccTGGGCATTGTTAGTTGCTAgtgatataattgttataaaaccCGGACAACAAGCACCTGGATATTGTGTTCCTTATGAT gatGCTGATGCACCAGTATTACATGCAAGAGAAGTATACAGTCCTCAGGTTCACAGtgctaatgaaatattttcaactccACAGGCACGAACGcctttaaagaataaaatttataaacttcaaGAAACACCATATTTAATGAATCTTAGAATGGCTCTCGATCAAGCTTTAGATAGACCGGTTACATATCACAATCGCAAACGGCATCTTTTAATGATATGTTGCATCGAACAATTGGCTTATCCAATTCTTTTGATTATCGTTCTAGTTgctaatttatttcgatatatgtatgtgtcaGAATATTTCGGTGTCGGTTATTGGAATGAAATGTTTCTGTTACAACCGATCGCTATTAGTATCCCTTTACTTCCGTTAGTATTTCCGACTTgttggatttttttaaattgtttcggAATGGCTCGTTTCAAAGCTCTATTTAAGCTTTATCAATCTTCGAAGAAACTTCAG TTTGTGGATCCTTTCGAAGATGCGGATATTTCCGGGCCTAGCCATCCAGAAGTAGTATACAATTGGTtggaattaaaagaatacttttttgatatattgtttGGTAAAGAGCATATGATGTCAAGATCCGCCAGTATTCTACATGTTTTAGGATCAGTTACG GCATTGTGTTGCGTGGATAAAAAAGGGATCCTTTCGTGGCCTAATCCAACTGCCGAGAAAGTATTCTTTTTACGAAATGCTAATACTCTATCTCCATCTTCaag tACTGGTAGCTTAGATAGAAACTCAGAACCTCAGTATCAGGCAACTGACGACTCCAAACAAGATTCGAATAAGACATCCTATGTGACTCAtg atatgtcTCATTCAACAGCTGAAGTTTTGGATCTTACTCATGACCATGCTTTACCATTTCGTCTACAGTTCGATGACCATTCTTGGAGACAACATTTAAACTCATTAAAACCCCTAGGTTTAGCGATTCTTCTCAACACATGTAATATGGATACACAAGAGCATTACATGCAGTTTTGTTGTCATGTCACGTGTGAAGCTCTCTTTAACGAAAATCTAGTACCAGTAACGAACAGACG CTACCAGGATCACAGTGTAGAAGATAAGAGTGGGTATCAGGCAAAAGATACAATGCAAAGTTCAAGACAGGTGTATTTAGTCGACGAATCAGGGAGCCTTGGACATATGTG GTGTTTATGCGAATTAGCCAAGCAGATAGGTTTTCAAGATCAggcacaaaatatatttcaattggaACAACAGTTGTCCACGTTTAGGCATGTT CAACCAGAAATGGTTCGGCGAGATATCAAATTTGCACGATCTTTGAGTATCGCGACGAagttaaaatttccatttccgcACATGGTAGCTGTGGTAGTTAGAGAACGCAGTGGTGGAGGTTTGCAATTACTTACACAGGGTACAGCGGATATAATATTGGATTCTTGCATCGAATTTTGGGACGGTCATGATCTCTGTCCATTATCAGCATCGGATag gaAAAAGGTGCaagatttttatcaaagaaCGAGCTTAACATCATATTGTACTGCATTTGCGTATAGGCCACTAACACGTGGTATTTGTGATAAAATGTCTAAAATATATCTAGAACTTCCTGCAGATAGTAAACATTTATATGCACCTCATAGGAGTCCTACTCCTCTACCTTGGGACTTTAGAAATGTTCTTGACCCTAGAGTGAAAGGTATACTTGGACAATTTCACTCGACTg aTTCTTTGTTGTGCAATGAAAACAAAGATGATGTTGTAAATGATGTTGATAGCTGCTTTGATATTCAATGTAATCAAGTTTTTATTGGTATGGTCACTATGCAGTATCAAGCACAAACAGAtatg GTACAATTAATTGAACAACTCGACAGAGCTTGTATCCGATTTGTTCACTTCagcaaagaaaatgaattaagaTCACGTGTATTCTCGGAAAAAATGGGTCTCGAAAGCGGATGGAATTGTCACATATCGTTGCTCAGTGAAAGAGCTAG GAGACAGCAATGGCTGGAGAGATATCCACACATGCCTCCATCGTATAT GTCCGAGAGTCTAGTGGGTTGGTGGGTGAGCCAGGCAGCAGCCATGTCCTCACCCACTCCCTCAGCCCAATCTCATCAGCATAATTACTCCTGCATGGATGAGGCCAGCCACTTGCTTAATCGTGTCTCTCCTCG CACCAATTTGGATAATAGCCGTGCTATGAGTATGTCAGCACCAAGTGCTATAAATACCGATTTCTCCACCGTCAAATTCGATGATGAAACCACGGAATGGAACGACACGGGAACATCTCAAGTTAAAAGCGCTATGAGCCACAG TCTAAGTCATCTAATACAAAGGATCACGAGAACAGGATCAACACACgtttc GGAACAGGACACAGTGAGAAGCGAAGATAGCGTGCTTGTACAAAGCGTAGACCTGGGTTCCGGACAAGAAGCATGGCGATCTTTGAGTTGTCTCACAGACAGCACGGAGCAAAGCGCTCCTGTAAATTTTGACTTGTCGAACAGG GCAAAACTACCTCGAGGCATCGATAAGATTCGACCACACATAGAATTAATAGACAATGTACCCCTTTTGGTATCTCTGTTCACCGATTGCAACACCGCTGTTACAAGGGAAATGTTGCACATTATGCAAGATTATGGAGAAGTTGTATGCGTACTTGGCTCCTCTGCTAATGCAGAAAATATGCCCATCTTCATGCAAGCAGATGCagg AGTGGCGGTAGAACCATTGTATCCACAAGTTTGTCAAAGAGTTCCTGTATTGACACCAACCAAAGACGATCAAGGTCCATCTCCAGTTGATTTAAGCAGAGCATTGAATTCCGTTGCTTGCTCTTTAAGCGTGAAACGAGAAGATccaattgcaatttttcactTAATCATGGAG GCTCGGCATTATATGATGTGCCTCTGGAATTGCGTGCAATTCTGGCTCTGTTGTACAGTTACTCTCTCCTTCACACAAGCTATGTCCGGTTTCTTATTACTACCGCCCTTATTTTCGGTTGATCAAGTCTTATGGTTGTGTTGCTTAATCATtccaatattatctatatctatGATTGCTACACCAATGGATCCTACTATAATGCAACGTGCAACTGGTAAAAACCAATGTACTGTAAATGGCCAG GTTGCACTGTTTGTTCTTTGGTGTTATGGCAGTAAATTTTTGCCGACAGTCATAACGATAGTTCTGTCGCAAtgtatttcgtttttatcttTGTGCCCTACTTACACACCAGATTCTAAATGCTTGTATATATACCCAGATACACAAGGAGAAGTTTCATGGGGTGGTTGGGGTGACAAACCAAACATTATTTTAGTGATACAACATTTCGCTTTGTCGCTGTTAGTTTTACATTTGG TAACGATATCCATAAGCTTTGTACATAGAGAATATTCTATTTGGAAGAAACAACCCTTTAACAATTACGTATGGTTTTTCAGTGCATTTATAGC attatgcGCACAAGCTGCATTCTCAGGAACAGTGTTTTGTAAATTCTGGAAAGACGAAGGGCAAAGTATAAAAGACTTTCCTTTACATCTTCccctattttttttagtttcattACCACTAATCTTTGCCATTAACGAATTGATCAAATGGCAGGAAATCaa GGTAAACGTGAGGTATCAAAAAAGAGCACGATTAGAATTTGGTACAAAACTTGGTATGAATTcaccattttaa